Proteins from a single region of Juglans microcarpa x Juglans regia isolate MS1-56 chromosome 5S, Jm3101_v1.0, whole genome shotgun sequence:
- the LOC121267523 gene encoding protein SUPPRESSOR OF FRI 4 yields MGKKKKRASSKVWCYYCDREFEDEKILVQHQKAKHFKCHVCHKKLSTAGGMAIHVLQVHKESVTKVPNAKPGRESTDIEIYGMQGIPPDVLAAHYGEEEEETPSKVAKVDIPSTPLVGSLVPGSLGVGYPPRPALGVMQPIYNSAVPGPPAAWQVPPRPPPWYPQHSAVSVPPPPLRYAQQPLFPVQNMRPPLPSTSPALQPSQVTPPGLSVSTSVSVAQPLFPVVGNNNIPTQSSPFSAPMLSASITSSTPAEAKGSIEVHSIANAPVTSNYQAASIPGGPLINSHSYASGPNTGGPSIGPPPVIANKAPAIQPATNEVYLVWDDEAMSMEERRMSLTKYQVHDETSQMSSIDAAIDRRILESRLAGRMAF; encoded by the exons ATGggtaagaagaagaagagggcgTCGTCAAAGGTTTGGTGCTACTACTGCGACAGGGAGTTTGAGGACGAGAAGATACTGGTACAGCACCAGAAGGCCAAGCACTTCAAGTGCCACGTCTGCCACAAAAAGCTCTCTACCGCCGGCGGTATGGCCATTCACGTCCTCCAGGTCCACAAGGAGTCCGTCACCAA AGTCCCCAATGCAAAACCTGGTAGAGAGTCCACAGATATTGAAATATATGGAATGCAAGGAATCCCTCCTGATGTCTTGGCTGCTCACTACGGAGAGGAAG AAGAAGAGACCCCATCAAAAGTAGCGAAAGTGGATATCCCATCCACTCCACTCGTTGGCAGTCTTGTGCCAGGATCATTGGGCGTTGGATATCCTCCTCGTCCTGCTTTGGGCGTAATGCAGCCAAT TTACAACTCTGCTGTACCGGGGCCTCCTGCTGCTTGGCAAGTTCCTCCTCGTCCCCCGCCTTGGTATCCACAGCATTCGGCAGTTTCAGTTCCTCCTCCCCCATTGCGTTATGCACAACAGCCACTGTTTCCCGTGCAGAATATGAGGCCTCCGCTGCCATCCACATCACCTGCATTACAGCCTTCACAGGTTACTCCACCTGGACTGTCCGTGTCCACTTCTGTCTCTGTAGCACAGCCATTGTTCCCTGTTGTTGGGAACAACAATATTCCTACTCAGAGTTCGCCCTTTTCTGCTCCTATGCTCTCAGCAAGTATTACATCAAGCACTCCGGCAGAAGCTAAAGGCTCAATTGAGGTGCATTCCATTGCAAATGCTCCTGTGACAAGTAATTACCAAGCAGCAAGCATTCCAG GTGGGCCATTGATCAATTCACATTCTTATGCATCTGGTCCAAATACCGGTGGTCCTTCAATTGGACCACCCCCGGTAATTGCAAACAAAGCTCCTGCTATACAGCCAGCCACTAATGAGGTCTATCTAGTTTGGGATGATGAAGCGATGTCCATG GAGGAAAGAAGAATGTCCTTAACAAAGTATCAGGTGCATGATGAAACTAGCCAG ATGAGCTCAATTGACGCAGCCATAGACAGAAGAATATTGGAAAGCAGGCTTGCTGGTCGAATGGCCTTCTAG